ACCATGTGCAGGAAGCGCGCCGGGTCGTACAGCCGGTCGATCAGGTTGGCCGCGAGGATCAGGTCGTAGCCGGTGAACCGGGGCTGGAGGTTGCAGGCGTCGCCCTGCCAGAACTGCACGCGCGCGGCGGTGTCCGCCAGGCCCAGGTCGGCAAGCTTCGCTGCCTTGTACTCCACCAGCTCGCCCTCGTCGGTGACGGTGTAGCGCACCGTGTCGCCGCGCGCCAGCGCCACGCCCTGGTCGATGAAGCGTGCGGAAAAGTCTACGCCCACCACCTGCTCGAAGTGGCGCGCCAGCTCGAACACGCTGCGCCCCACGGCGCAGCCCAGGTCCATGGCGCTGCGCCGCGGGCCTTCGCCCATGGCCGCTATCGCAAGCCGTGCCAGCGCCTTGGGAAAGTTGGCCGTGTCCCAGTATTCGGCGCCGTAATGGAACTCCATGTACTGGGTGACGAGCTCGTCGGTCTCGTAGTGCGAAGCCTCCGAGACGATGGGCGCATCGCTCACCACGTAGCGCAGGCCCGCGTGCTGGAAGAAGTGGCGCCGGAAGGCGTAGCGCGAATCGGGCTCGGCCTCGTTGCCGGTCGACACCCAGGAGCCGCCCTTGATGAGGTTGTGGCGCTCGTCGAAGGTGGGCGTGGTGAAGTCGTCGTAGATCGGGTGGGTCTTGAAACCCTCGAAGGGGTAGGTGGGCGTTTCCGTCCACTGCCAGACATTGCCGACCACGTCGCAGAAAGCGCCCTGTTCGAAGCGATCGACCGGGCAGGGCGAGGCCCAGTGCTCCAGATAGAGATTGGCGTTGGCCGGCAGCTCCTCGTTGAGCTGCCAGTCGCTGGTGGCGAGGATGCGCTGCCATTCGTCTTCCGTCGGCAGGCGCACGGTGAGCCCGCTTTCCTGGGACTTCCAGCGGCAGAAGGCGCGCGCCTCCAGGCAGTTGACCTCGGCCGGCCAGTTCCAGGGCATGGGCACTTCCTGCGTCATCAGGCGCAGGTGCCACTGCGCGCCCTTGCGTACCCAGAAGCTGGGGTGCTCGGCCTGGGCGAAGTCGCGCCAGCGCAGGCCTTCCTCGTCCCAGAAGGCGTCGTTGCCATAGCCGCCGGCCTTGACGAAATCGAGGAACTCTCCATTGCTCACCAGCAGGCGGGCGGCCTCGAAGGCGGGGATGTCGGCTTCGTGGTGGCCGTATTCGTTGTCCCAGCCGTAGCGCGGGCTGTCAAAGGGCTTGCCCAGGCGCACATGGCCTGCAGGCACTTCGACCAGCGAATTCTGCGGTGCCGGGCTGCTGTCGGGGCAGGCCGGCCATTCGGGTCGCGAGCGCACCCACTCAAGGCGCTGCTGGCGGATCAGC
This portion of the Comamonas flocculans genome encodes:
- the ovoA gene encoding 5-histidylcysteine sulfoxide synthase; its protein translation is MNRTDTAVLQTPPRPVSLPRRLALDAGDPQAFRRALRSYFSETFDCTESLFRTLDCDEAWYQRPITLRHPLIFYYGHVATFFVNKLMLTRMIGERLDPHLESIFAVGVDEMSWDDLDDAHYDWPAVERVQHYRDRVRSLVLELIDHAPLALPMDWENPWWAIVMGVEHERIHIETSSVLIRQQRLEWVRSRPEWPACPDSSPAPQNSLVEVPAGHVRLGKPFDSPRYGWDNEYGHHEADIPAFEAARLLVSNGEFLDFVKAGGYGNDAFWDEEGLRWRDFAQAEHPSFWVRKGAQWHLRLMTQEVPMPWNWPAEVNCLEARAFCRWKSQESGLTVRLPTEDEWQRILATSDWQLNEELPANANLYLEHWASPCPVDRFEQGAFCDVVGNVWQWTETPTYPFEGFKTHPIYDDFTTPTFDERHNLIKGGSWVSTGNEAEPDSRYAFRRHFFQHAGLRYVVSDAPIVSEASHYETDELVTQYMEFHYGAEYWDTANFPKALARLAIAAMGEGPRRSAMDLGCAVGRSVFELARHFEQVVGVDFSARFIDQGVALARGDTVRYTVTDEGELVEYKAAKLADLGLADTAARVQFWQGDACNLQPRFTGYDLILAANLIDRLYDPARFLHMVHERLNAGGLLVLASPYTWLAEHTPRDKWLGGFKKDGESWRTLDALKALLGAHFEMAGAPREVPFVIRETRHKFQHSLSEVTLWKRVR